In the Candidatus Woesearchaeota archaeon genome, one interval contains:
- a CDS encoding FAD/NAD(P)-binding protein, translating into MAPKNQQSRTEQFTTAINENPYIPIAAKVAETFRESHDNFTLTLDIKIRHGPGQFVQISLPGIGECPISICSHEGEDLKLNVREVGNMTRALAKLQAGDRVFIRGPYGTGYPMKLLEGNSILLVGGGCGVAPLKGIIEYLEHNRKSYKDVHLVFGFRSPDDILFKRESAKWASKYNVVVSVDNDPYKGDVAACYTGPVGFVTDVLKKQDVSPNQTVAFICGPPIMMKFVIDILKSKGFHDDQIFISAERLMYCAIGKCCHCMIRGKFTCMDGPVFRYDRVNKFTND; encoded by the coding sequence ATGGCACCAAAAAACCAGCAAAGCCGGACTGAGCAATTCACAACAGCAATAAATGAAAACCCTTACATCCCGATTGCTGCCAAAGTAGCTGAAACCTTCAGGGAATCCCACGACAATTTCACATTGACACTTGACATTAAGATTCGGCATGGCCCCGGGCAGTTTGTCCAAATAAGCCTGCCCGGCATCGGGGAATGTCCCATCTCCATTTGCTCCCATGAAGGAGAGGACTTGAAGCTCAATGTCCGCGAAGTCGGCAACATGACAAGGGCATTGGCTAAATTGCAGGCAGGAGACCGGGTGTTTATCAGGGGGCCTTATGGCACGGGATATCCCATGAAATTGCTGGAAGGCAATAGCATCCTTCTGGTCGGCGGCGGGTGTGGCGTTGCACCTCTGAAAGGGATTATTGAATATCTTGAGCATAACCGGAAAAGCTACAAGGATGTGCATTTGGTATTTGGCTTCAGGAGCCCCGATGATATTCTTTTCAAAAGGGAATCGGCCAAGTGGGCAAGCAAGTATAACGTGGTTGTAAGTGTTGACAATGACCCGTACAAAGGCGATGTCGCAGCATGCTATACCGGGCCTGTTGGCTTTGTGACTGATGTGCTGAAAAAGCAGGATGTATCCCCCAATCAGACTGTTGCCTTCATCTGCGGCCCGCCAATCATGATGAAGTTCGTTATTGACATCCTCAAGTCAAAGGGCTTCCATGACGACCAGATTTTCATATCCGCAGAGCGCCTGATGTACTGCGCAATTGGCAAGTGCTGCCATTGCATGATCCGCGGCAAATTCACCTGCATGGACGGGCCGGTTTTCAGGTATGACCGGGTAAATAAATTTACAAATGACTAG
- a CDS encoding sulfhydrogenase 1 subunit delta — MKKENNPKQKLKIGFYGITSCAGCQLSVLFNEDEILDLFEIIDVTAFPFVREKNIDQEFDFVFLEGLVASVADLEVAKKLRERAKCLVALGACAHTGCVPAYRNFTLKENYEHLLYTKNKSIEDLDPSPVDAHVKVDYTIPGCPPDKKEILTFIKDIVAGKEPKAYNNPVCIECRRNNNLCLLEIGRPCLGPITRGGCNAVCINGGFECWGCRGHTDDANIPTMVKLLESKGFDKKFIHNRMRSFVGLKISKETEALLNDGNH; from the coding sequence ATGAAAAAAGAAAATAATCCAAAGCAAAAATTGAAAATAGGATTTTATGGAATTACCAGCTGCGCAGGATGCCAGCTCAGCGTGCTTTTCAATGAGGATGAAATCCTGGACCTGTTCGAGATAATTGATGTGACTGCCTTTCCATTTGTCAGGGAAAAGAACATAGACCAGGAGTTTGACTTTGTGTTTCTGGAGGGACTTGTAGCGTCAGTTGCAGACCTGGAAGTGGCCAAGAAGCTCAGGGAAAGGGCAAAATGCCTTGTTGCCCTGGGGGCATGCGCACATACGGGCTGTGTCCCTGCCTACAGAAATTTCACCCTCAAGGAAAACTATGAGCACCTTCTTTATACCAAAAACAAAAGCATTGAAGACCTGGACCCTTCGCCGGTTGACGCGCATGTCAAAGTGGATTACACCATACCCGGCTGTCCGCCGGACAAGAAGGAGATATTGACTTTCATAAAGGACATTGTTGCAGGCAAGGAGCCAAAGGCATACAACAACCCCGTTTGCATTGAATGCAGGCGAAACAACAACCTTTGCCTCCTGGAAATTGGGAGGCCATGCCTTGGCCCAATCACGCGCGGCGGATGCAATGCAGTCTGCATAAATGGAGGCTTTGAATGCTGGGGATGCAGGGGCCACACCGATGATGCAAACATCCCGACAATGGTAAAGCTATTGGAAAGCAAAGGATTTGACAAGAAATTTATCCACAACAGGATGAGGAGCTTTGTAGGCTTGAAAATTTCAAAGGAAACAGAGGCGCTGCTGAATGACGGAAACCATTAG
- a CDS encoding Ni/Fe hydrogenase subunit alpha, whose product MTETISLNHLTKIEGHATLALQIDGMQIKKCELSSVEGSRYFEGILKGHYYYEASEISSRICGICSCAHTVAAIIAIERALDVTPSPQTVALRKLLTIGERIRSHATHLYFLALPDYLGYESALSMLPKYKKEIQRALKMMKVGNEIIKVVGGRDLHPVSATVGGFLKFPPPEQILDLKTKLGSIAGDVEETAKFIGSLKNPDYSHKTEYFSLYNGRTYSIFMGHIRSKSNDFTQKEYHKYIKEYHEPYSTANFVVKEGKSYMVGALARLNNNHSHLNQPAKKLVKSLGLKFPVTNPFMNNLAQAIELVHYVDRGMEICASLKNVASEPLKKIQVKEGHGISAIEVPRGTLWHEYVLDKEGKITYANIVTPTAQNLRNMQDDIRDLLPGILHLPNNQLVVEIEKLIRSYDPCFSCSTHFLKVKWLKGSKNRKIPSQKSNK is encoded by the coding sequence ATGACGGAAACCATTAGCCTTAACCATCTGACAAAAATCGAGGGCCATGCAACATTGGCGCTTCAAATCGATGGCATGCAAATCAAGAAATGCGAGCTGAGCTCAGTCGAAGGCTCGCGCTATTTTGAGGGAATTCTGAAAGGGCATTACTATTATGAGGCCAGCGAGATTTCCTCGCGGATCTGCGGAATATGCAGCTGCGCCCATACAGTGGCTGCCATAATTGCGATCGAAAGGGCACTTGACGTGACCCCGAGCCCACAAACTGTGGCGCTGCGAAAGCTTTTGACAATAGGGGAGCGCATCAGAAGCCATGCCACGCACCTTTATTTTCTTGCCCTGCCTGATTACCTTGGCTATGAATCAGCGCTCTCGATGCTGCCAAAGTACAAAAAAGAAATCCAGCGCGCTCTGAAAATGATGAAAGTCGGCAATGAAATCATCAAGGTTGTCGGTGGCCGCGACCTGCATCCGGTCAGCGCAACAGTCGGCGGATTCCTGAAATTCCCACCGCCTGAGCAAATTCTGGACCTCAAGACAAAGCTTGGCTCAATTGCAGGAGACGTGGAAGAGACAGCCAAATTCATAGGCTCCCTGAAAAATCCGGATTATTCGCACAAGACTGAGTATTTTTCACTTTATAACGGCAGGACATACTCAATCTTCATGGGACACATCAGGTCAAAAAGCAATGATTTCACGCAGAAGGAATACCACAAGTACATAAAGGAATACCATGAGCCATATTCAACTGCCAACTTTGTGGTAAAAGAAGGCAAAAGCTACATGGTCGGGGCGCTGGCAAGGCTGAACAACAACCACAGCCACCTGAATCAGCCGGCAAAAAAACTGGTAAAAAGCCTTGGATTAAAATTCCCCGTCACCAACCCGTTCATGAACAACCTGGCGCAGGCAATAGAGCTGGTGCATTATGTTGACCGGGGCATGGAGATTTGTGCCAGCCTGAAGAATGTGGCGTCCGAGCCATTGAAAAAGATCCAGGTGAAGGAAGGGCACGGCATATCAGCAATAGAAGTCCCGCGCGGGACGCTCTGGCACGAATATGTGCTCGACAAAGAGGGCAAAATCACTTATGCAAATATTGTCACACCGACTGCGCAAAACCTCAGGAACATGCAGGATGACATAAGGGACCTGCTGCCGGGCATACTCCATCTGCCCAACAACCAGCTTGTTGTGGAAATTGAGAAGCTGATAAGGAGTTATGACCCATGCTTTTCATGCTCAACTCATTTTCTGAAAGTAAAGTGGCTCAAGGGCAGCAAGAACAGGAAGATTCCAAGCCAAAAAAGTAATAAATAA
- a CDS encoding DUF4013 domain-containing protein, which produces MVDFAKAIKKPFTNWKAFIIGVLLSLIPIVKWFTKGYILESSGVGKVKASAKLQEWENWGEMFVKGLASTVITVIYMLPALIIAMIGSATFLVSLFRTYVGTIVPIDMVKEFAAGGGDAAALEAILRQNWYQAVPAVMAFAPILLLAFLFALLAWYMLPMAVLNYVATNKFGSAFQFRKVLGMAFSGDYFLTWIIVLICSAIIAALLNLVLFIGLAVMFFVVGVFSYSLYGDVYRKLA; this is translated from the coding sequence ATGGTAGATTTTGCGAAAGCTATAAAGAAGCCATTTACAAATTGGAAAGCGTTCATTATAGGGGTTCTCCTGAGCCTCATACCAATTGTTAAATGGTTTACAAAGGGTTACATCCTGGAATCATCAGGTGTTGGAAAAGTTAAGGCATCGGCCAAATTGCAGGAATGGGAAAACTGGGGTGAAATGTTTGTGAAGGGGCTTGCCTCAACAGTTATTACTGTAATTTACATGCTTCCCGCATTGATCATCGCAATGATTGGCTCGGCAACCTTCCTGGTTTCGCTTTTCAGGACCTATGTTGGGACAATTGTGCCGATTGACATGGTTAAGGAGTTCGCTGCCGGTGGTGGCGATGCTGCGGCGCTTGAAGCTATCCTGAGGCAAAATTGGTACCAGGCAGTTCCTGCGGTAATGGCATTTGCGCCAATCCTGTTGCTGGCATTCCTGTTTGCGCTTTTGGCATGGTACATGTTGCCGATGGCTGTCCTGAACTACGTTGCAACCAATAAATTTGGCAGCGCGTTCCAGTTCAGGAAAGTGCTCGGCATGGCCTTTTCTGGAGACTATTTCCTGACATGGATAATTGTGCTGATATGCTCAGCCATAATTGCCGCCTTGCTCAACCTGGTGCTGTTCATAGGCCTGGCAGTGATGTTTTTTGTGGTTGGAGTGTTCAGCTATTCCCTGTACGGCGATGTTTACAGGAAGCTGGCATAA
- a CDS encoding DMT family transporter has protein sequence MKKEMALASVLATAVISGFAIFANKFGVTGINSSVYTFARLIIVAAFMFATIFFLGNFSQLKKLSRKQWLSLAAVGLVGGSIPFLLFFRGLQLVSGPAGSFIQKTMFIFVAIVAVAFLKEKLNLGMIVGGILLLAGNFIFLQLWTQDFAWGTGHTLVLIATLFWAVENTYSKYLLRNMPGNVLAFGRMSFGSLFILVYLAFTGEIALMASLTQDQMLWILATSVILFGYVLTWYNGLKDLSVTAATSILLLGSPITTALNHFFSDAAIIPAQILGTVMILAGIIIMLVIAEKITLPFQQQSRDVS, from the coding sequence ATGAAAAAAGAGATGGCACTGGCTTCTGTTCTGGCTACAGCTGTTATCAGCGGCTTTGCCATATTTGCCAATAAATTTGGAGTTACAGGAATCAATAGTTCAGTTTATACCTTTGCCAGGCTAATCATTGTGGCTGCCTTTATGTTTGCAACCATCTTTTTTTTGGGCAATTTCTCACAATTGAAAAAGCTTTCACGTAAGCAATGGCTGTCATTGGCCGCGGTCGGGCTGGTCGGCGGGTCCATCCCATTTTTACTGTTCTTTCGCGGGCTTCAGCTTGTATCAGGCCCTGCAGGGTCGTTTATCCAGAAGACAATGTTCATTTTTGTGGCAATTGTTGCAGTGGCATTCCTCAAGGAAAAATTAAACCTTGGTATGATAGTCGGCGGGATTCTGCTTCTCGCTGGCAATTTCATCTTCCTGCAATTATGGACACAGGATTTTGCATGGGGCACAGGCCACACCTTGGTCCTGATTGCCACTCTGTTCTGGGCAGTCGAGAACACCTATTCAAAGTATTTGCTCAGAAACATGCCTGGCAATGTGCTTGCATTCGGGCGAATGTCCTTTGGCTCACTATTCATATTGGTTTATCTGGCCTTTACTGGCGAGATTGCCCTTATGGCATCCTTAACCCAAGACCAAATGTTGTGGATTCTTGCAACTTCAGTCATATTGTTTGGCTATGTCCTAACCTGGTACAATGGATTAAAAGACCTAAGCGTCACAGCCGCGACCAGCATACTATTGCTGGGCTCGCCAATCACAACAGCACTAAATCATTTTTTTTCAGATGCAGCTATTATTCCCGCACAAATCCTGGGCACGGTCATGATCCTGGCAGGGATTATTATAATGCTGGTCATTGCGGAAAAAATCACTCTGCCATTTCAACAGCAAAGCCGTGATGTATCCTGA
- a CDS encoding HypC/HybG/HupF family hydrogenase formation chaperone, giving the protein MCLAYPGKILKISKDMATIDYDTEKRKAKIVERKYRPGDYVIVQGRIVIEKVNKKAAERWLEMIHSGKAC; this is encoded by the coding sequence ATGTGCCTGGCCTATCCTGGAAAAATCCTGAAGATCAGCAAAGACATGGCAACCATAGATTACGACACTGAAAAAAGAAAGGCAAAAATTGTGGAGAGGAAATACAGGCCAGGCGATTATGTTATTGTGCAGGGCCGAATCGTGATTGAGAAAGTCAACAAAAAAGCAGCTGAGAGATGGCTGGAGATGATCCATAGTGGCAAAGCCTGCTAA
- a CDS encoding hydrogenase maturation nickel metallochaperone HypA, with translation MHETVIARRIIDDAQKKAGKGGEIESIILDVGELGPIHDHELREILETLTKWKIKIKEIKAKAKCNCGHSGHPKVLERGHEFCLYVCEKCGKVPKLYEGGDIRIRQVTVKKAKKVKN, from the coding sequence ATGCACGAAACTGTCATTGCAAGAAGAATAATTGATGATGCGCAGAAAAAAGCCGGAAAAGGTGGGGAAATAGAGTCAATCATCCTCGACGTTGGAGAACTTGGCCCGATACATGACCATGAACTAAGGGAAATTCTTGAAACGCTTACAAAGTGGAAAATAAAGATAAAGGAGATAAAAGCAAAGGCAAAATGCAACTGTGGCCATTCAGGCCATCCAAAAGTGCTTGAAAGGGGGCATGAATTCTGCCTTTATGTCTGCGAAAAATGCGGAAAAGTCCCAAAACTTTATGAAGGTGGGGATATAAGGATAAGGCAGGTAACCGTAAAAAAAGCAAAAAAGGTGAAAAACTGA
- a CDS encoding RtcB family protein: MATGIKNIGKGVWEIPVTYKEGMNVPARIYATDKLMKGMDEGVYDQITNVACLPGIQKAALCMPDGHWGYGFPIGGVAAFDLDEGIISPGGIGFDINCGMRLIRTNLTYDEVKPKLKLLVDTLFKIVPVGVGGKGFLRLNKQQFKEVIVDGAKWCVDNGYGWKEDTDRIEEKGAIKGADPAKISDKAYSRGMNQLGTLGSGNHYLEIQVAYKNSIYDLKTAKAFGIDQDGQVVIMIHCGSRGFGHQVATDYLHTFEDAMKKYDITVKDRQLACAPFNSKEGKDYFAAMTCAANMAFANRQIIMHQVRKGFSQVFGRSDEEMGMNLVYDVAHNIAKVEEYKVDGKKKKLVIHRKGSTRSFGPGNAELIPAYRKVGQPVIIGGSMETGSYLLVGTDKAMEETFGSTCHGSGRTMSRAKAKHDIRGDKLQKDMEARGIYVKAASMSGLAEEAGFAYKNISDVVEAVEESGISKAVVGLKPIGNIKGTVNILGMIVPFFVLLIVLFFLLIL; the protein is encoded by the coding sequence ATGGCAACTGGCATTAAAAACATTGGAAAGGGCGTCTGGGAAATACCGGTAACATACAAAGAGGGCATGAATGTTCCTGCCCGGATCTATGCGACAGACAAATTGATGAAAGGCATGGATGAGGGAGTGTATGACCAGATTACAAATGTTGCATGCCTTCCAGGAATACAGAAAGCTGCTTTGTGCATGCCTGACGGCCACTGGGGCTATGGCTTCCCGATAGGCGGTGTTGCGGCATTTGACCTGGATGAGGGGATAATATCCCCGGGAGGGATTGGCTTTGACATAAATTGTGGCATGCGCTTAATCCGCACGAATTTGACATATGATGAAGTCAAGCCAAAATTAAAGCTGCTGGTTGATACATTGTTCAAAATCGTTCCAGTGGGAGTGGGCGGCAAGGGTTTTTTGAGATTGAACAAGCAGCAGTTCAAGGAAGTCATTGTGGACGGCGCAAAATGGTGCGTCGACAATGGCTACGGCTGGAAAGAGGACACAGACAGGATAGAGGAGAAGGGCGCGATTAAGGGCGCTGACCCGGCTAAAATCAGCGATAAGGCATATTCAAGAGGAATGAACCAGCTTGGCACATTGGGGAGCGGCAACCATTACCTGGAAATCCAGGTGGCATATAAGAACAGCATCTACGACTTAAAAACAGCCAAGGCTTTTGGCATTGACCAGGATGGCCAGGTTGTGATAATGATTCATTGCGGCAGCAGGGGATTTGGGCATCAGGTTGCGACAGATTATTTGCACACTTTTGAGGATGCAATGAAAAAATATGATATAACCGTCAAGGACAGGCAGCTTGCATGCGCGCCATTCAACAGCAAGGAAGGCAAGGATTATTTTGCAGCCATGACTTGCGCAGCAAACATGGCGTTTGCGAACAGGCAGATAATAATGCACCAGGTCAGGAAGGGGTTTTCCCAGGTTTTTGGAAGGTCAGACGAGGAAATGGGAATGAACCTTGTCTATGATGTCGCGCATAACATTGCAAAAGTTGAGGAATACAAGGTTGATGGAAAAAAGAAAAAGTTGGTTATACACAGGAAAGGCTCGACCAGGAGCTTCGGGCCGGGAAATGCCGAACTGATTCCTGCTTACAGGAAAGTAGGCCAGCCCGTCATCATAGGAGGAAGCATGGAAACAGGCTCATACCTTCTTGTCGGGACCGACAAGGCAATGGAAGAGACTTTCGGCAGCACATGCCACGGGTCAGGCAGGACAATGTCCAGGGCAAAGGCAAAGCATGACATCCGCGGAGACAAGCTGCAGAAAGACATGGAAGCAAGGGGGATTTATGTTAAGGCTGCCTCAATGTCAGGCCTGGCCGAGGAAGCAGGATTCGCCTACAAGAATATTTCTGATGTTGTTGAGGCAGTTGAAGAAAGCGGGATTTCCAAGGCTGTAGTTGGGTTGAAGCCGATTGGGAATATTAAAGGCACCGTTAACATATTGGGGATGATAGTGCCTTTCTTTGTATTACTGATTGTCTTATTTTTTCTCTTAATTCTTTGA
- a CDS encoding archease, which yields MPYMILKDEATADVAFVVQEKNLKDIFQTSAKAVFNTLVETKSVGKTIVKELYLEETDPEKLLLKFLEEIVYIKDADNMVFSSVEISLAQGHAMILRAQLLGENIDPKKHKLKLDVKAVTLHMFRLQKKKNGWEAKFVLDI from the coding sequence ATGCCATACATGATACTAAAGGACGAGGCAACTGCAGATGTTGCATTTGTGGTCCAGGAGAAGAATCTCAAGGATATTTTCCAGACTTCTGCCAAAGCAGTCTTCAATACACTTGTAGAAACAAAAAGCGTGGGAAAAACCATTGTAAAAGAACTGTATTTGGAAGAAACAGACCCGGAAAAGCTGCTCTTGAAATTTCTGGAGGAGATTGTCTACATCAAGGACGCTGATAACATGGTGTTTTCATCTGTTGAAATCAGCCTGGCGCAGGGCCATGCCATGATTTTGCGCGCACAGCTTCTCGGGGAAAACATCGACCCAAAAAAGCATAAATTAAAGCTGGATGTAAAGGCAGTTACCCTGCACATGTTCAGGCTCCAGAAGAAGAAAAATGGCTGGGAAGCCAAATTTGTCTTGGATATTTGA
- a CDS encoding DEAD/DEAH box helicase produces MKLEALEKNLPKDFFEVLQREEIRELRPAQEKAIKKGLLDGKSLLVCTPTASGKTLIAELAGVKSIMEGKGKVIYIVPLKALASEKHKEFRRKYGKLFKIAISIGDMDSADEYLLDYDFIITTSEKLDSLMRHHAPWLKYVRVVIIDEIHLLNDPGRGPTLEIIITLLKEILKNVQIVGLSATIGNPKELAEWLGAQLVEDDWRPVKLHKGVYLDGEIEFDA; encoded by the coding sequence ATGAAGCTGGAAGCCCTTGAAAAAAACCTGCCCAAGGATTTTTTTGAAGTATTGCAAAGGGAGGAGATCAGGGAGTTAAGGCCTGCCCAGGAAAAAGCTATAAAAAAGGGACTTCTCGACGGTAAAAGCCTGCTGGTTTGCACCCCCACTGCTTCAGGGAAAACCCTGATAGCAGAGCTTGCAGGAGTAAAATCCATCATGGAAGGGAAAGGCAAGGTTATCTATATTGTGCCCCTCAAGGCATTGGCCAGCGAAAAACACAAGGAATTCAGGCGCAAGTATGGCAAGCTTTTCAAGATTGCAATTTCAATTGGCGACATGGATTCAGCAGATGAATACCTCCTGGATTATGACTTTATTATAACCACTAGCGAAAAATTGGATTCCCTTATGAGGCATCATGCGCCCTGGCTGAAATATGTCAGGGTAGTGATCATAGACGAAATCCACCTTCTCAATGACCCCGGAAGAGGGCCCACTCTTGAAATAATAATCACATTGCTGAAGGAGATCTTGAAAAATGTCCAGATTGTCGGCCTGTCCGCGACAATAGGCAATCCAAAGGAGCTTGCTGAATGGCTCGGCGCACAGCTTGTTGAGGATGACTGGCGCCCGGTCAAGCTGCATAAAGGGGTTTACCTTGACGGCGAAATAGAGTTTGATGCTTAG
- the gpmI gene encoding 2,3-bisphosphoglycerate-independent phosphoglycerate mutase — MKNTSRKRFQRQAVVLLILDGWGIAKGKKGNAIANAKTPNLDFLSKRYPHAILRAAGEAVGLPPGNQGTSEVGHLNIGAGRIVDQSLVRINKSLKDKSFFRIKGLVSAIDHCKKYRRTLHLMGLLQDQGVHASQEHLFALMRLCKMRRFKDVAIHVFSDGRDTLPKSCMRYISALKRQIRKLGLGNIATLSGRYYSMDRDKRWHRTRKAYECIANGKGLRAKSIDSAVSQAYGRDETDEFILPTAIGSYEGLKNNDAVIFYNFRYDRARQITMAMVEPGFAGFKRKMKEIFFVGMTDYYKGMRARIAFQPLKLKNTLGEVISRHGMKQLRVAETEKYAHVTYFFNGLQEKPNRGEDRILIPSLKVATYDLAPRMRAYEIAKKVIEKLDTTKYGLIVANFANGDMVGHTGVFKAGIQACEHVDKCIGSVYRAAQSAGAALIITADHGNCEKMKEKNGSPNTAHTTSQVPFILAASGNYQLRNGILSDIAPTILRLLSIKKPKEMDRKGLIVNI; from the coding sequence ATGAAAAATACCAGCAGAAAAAGATTTCAAAGGCAAGCTGTGGTACTGCTGATTCTTGACGGGTGGGGGATTGCTAAGGGGAAAAAAGGGAATGCAATTGCCAATGCAAAAACGCCGAATCTTGATTTTCTCAGCAAAAGATATCCGCATGCAATCCTGAGGGCTGCTGGCGAGGCAGTCGGCCTTCCGCCGGGCAACCAGGGAACAAGCGAGGTCGGCCACCTCAATATCGGCGCAGGCAGGATTGTTGACCAGTCGCTTGTCAGGATTAACAAGAGCCTCAAGGACAAATCTTTCTTTAGGATAAAGGGATTAGTAAGTGCAATAGACCACTGCAAGAAATACAGGCGCACTTTGCACCTCATGGGCCTGCTGCAGGACCAGGGAGTCCATGCAAGCCAGGAGCACCTTTTCGCCCTGATGAGGCTCTGCAAAATGAGGAGATTCAAAGATGTCGCAATACATGTCTTTTCCGACGGAAGGGACACCCTGCCAAAATCTTGCATGCGATATATTTCTGCGCTGAAGAGGCAAATAAGGAAACTTGGCCTTGGGAATATTGCCACATTGTCCGGAAGGTACTATTCAATGGACCGCGACAAAAGGTGGCACCGGACAAGAAAGGCATATGAGTGCATTGCCAATGGAAAGGGATTGAGGGCAAAAAGCATAGACAGCGCCGTATCTCAGGCGTATGGAAGAGATGAGACAGATGAATTCATCCTGCCGACTGCCATTGGCAGTTATGAAGGACTGAAAAACAATGATGCGGTAATATTCTACAACTTCAGGTATGACAGGGCAAGGCAGATAACAATGGCAATGGTTGAGCCGGGCTTTGCTGGATTCAAAAGAAAAATGAAGGAAATATTTTTTGTGGGCATGACTGATTACTACAAAGGCATGCGCGCAAGGATTGCTTTCCAGCCGCTGAAATTGAAAAATACCTTGGGTGAAGTCATAAGCAGGCACGGGATGAAGCAGTTGAGGGTTGCCGAGACTGAAAAATACGCCCATGTGACATATTTCTTCAACGGCCTGCAGGAGAAGCCAAACAGGGGTGAAGACAGGATTCTTATCCCATCCCTAAAGGTTGCCACTTATGATTTGGCGCCGAGGATGAGAGCCTATGAGATTGCAAAAAAGGTTATTGAAAAACTGGACACAACAAAATATGGGCTTATTGTGGCGAATTTTGCAAATGGCGACATGGTAGGCCACACAGGAGTATTCAAGGCAGGCATACAGGCATGCGAGCACGTTGACAAATGCATTGGCAGCGTTTACAGGGCAGCTCAGTCCGCTGGCGCCGCATTAATCATAACTGCAGACCATGGAAATTGCGAAAAAATGAAGGAAAAGAACGGAAGCCCGAACACCGCCCACACAACAAGCCAGGTCCCGTTTATTCTTGCTGCAAGTGGCAATTATCAGCTGAGAAACGGCATTCTTTCAGACATAGCGCCTACAATCCTCAGGCTTCTCAGCATTAAAAAGCCAAAAGAAATGGACCGCAAAGGGCTTATTGTAAACATTTAA
- the eno gene encoding phosphopyruvate hydratase, whose product MSRIRRIRAREVLDSRGNPTIEVDVETHSGIGRASVPSGASTGAHEALELRDGGARFGGKGVLNAVKNVNDVIAKKLAGKKVTDQEKIDSEMLNLDGTPDKSRLGANAILGVSMAISRAAAVSEGIPLYRYLQKLSKSKKLVMPVPCMNIINGGRHAGNSLDVQEFLIMPTGAASFSEAVQIGAETYHVLKDVIKGKYGKNATNVGDEGGFAPPLKKISEAVSLIEEALRDSGYSDKVQLGIDCAASEFYNNFSYRLAGKEVSKKGLIEIYQDLVDKHNFVSIEDPFNQEEFEAFASLNAGLRGKAQVVGDDLLVTNARRIATAIEKSSCSCLLLKVNQIGTVTEAINAANLAMKSGWNVMVSHRSGETEDSFIADLAVALGCGQIKTGAPARGERTAKYNQLLRIEEELGSRAIYQGKII is encoded by the coding sequence ATGTCAAGGATAAGAAGGATCAGGGCCAGGGAAGTTCTGGATTCACGTGGCAATCCAACTATTGAGGTTGATGTTGAAACGCATTCTGGCATTGGCAGGGCAAGTGTCCCGAGCGGTGCGAGCACAGGGGCCCATGAGGCGCTTGAATTGAGGGATGGCGGCGCTAGATTTGGCGGCAAGGGCGTCCTTAATGCAGTGAAAAACGTGAATGATGTAATTGCAAAAAAATTGGCTGGCAAAAAGGTGACTGACCAGGAAAAAATTGACTCAGAAATGCTGAATCTTGATGGCACGCCAGACAAGTCAAGGCTCGGCGCCAATGCAATTCTGGGCGTGAGCATGGCTATAAGCCGCGCCGCGGCAGTTTCTGAAGGAATCCCGTTGTACAGGTACCTTCAAAAGCTATCGAAATCCAAGAAGCTGGTCATGCCTGTCCCGTGCATGAATATCATCAATGGCGGCAGGCATGCCGGCAACAGCCTGGATGTCCAGGAATTCTTGATAATGCCGACTGGAGCTGCAAGTTTTTCTGAGGCAGTCCAGATTGGCGCTGAAACATACCATGTGCTCAAGGATGTGATAAAGGGAAAATATGGCAAGAATGCCACTAATGTAGGGGATGAGGGTGGATTTGCCCCTCCATTGAAAAAAATATCCGAGGCTGTTTCCCTGATTGAGGAAGCGCTGCGTGATTCCGGATACAGTGATAAGGTGCAATTGGGCATTGATTGCGCTGCAAGCGAATTTTACAATAATTTTTCGTACAGGCTAGCAGGAAAAGAGGTCAGCAAAAAAGGATTGATAGAGATTTACCAAGATCTGGTTGACAAACACAATTTTGTGTCAATCGAAGATCCATTTAATCAGGAAGAGTTTGAAGCATTTGCAAGCCTAAACGCTGGGTTAAGGGGAAAGGCACAGGTTGTCGGCGATGATTTGCTTGTTACGAATGCCAGAAGGATAGCCACAGCAATTGAAAAATCATCCTGCAGCTGCCTCCTGCTAAAAGTAAACCAAATTGGGACAGTAACAGAAGCAATTAATGCGGCAAATCTTGCCATGAAAAGCGGATGGAATGTGATGGTAAGCCACAGAAGCGGGGAGACTGAAGACAGCTTTATTGCTGATTTGGCTGTTGCGCTTGGCTGCGGGCAGATAAAAACAGGCGCGCCTGCAAGAGGGGAAAGGACCGCAAAATACAACCAGCTTTTGAGGATTGAAGAGGAGCTTGGCAGCAGGGCAATATACCAGGGAAAGATAATATGA